In a genomic window of Wyeomyia smithii strain HCP4-BCI-WySm-NY-G18 chromosome 1, ASM2978416v1, whole genome shotgun sequence:
- the LOC129718088 gene encoding zinc finger MYM-type protein 1-like → MNFPTDASNRRFTTKNILRKLCNGEEIKRKWLIYSVCKDKIYCFCCRLFSRENILISSSSGYSDWKNLSVYLSRHEKSPSHIKAAQSWRELSHRLSSNKSIDEENQRLIIAETEHWNEVLKRLLCIVEFLASQGLSFRGKSEGLFEHNNGNLLKLVEYIAKFDIVLAEHLRRITSAEIHAHYLSKTTQNEFISLLSDEIKQNILSAMKYATYYSIILDCTPDTSHTEQMTMIVRFVKAIPGQKVSIQEHFICFIPIDDSSGEGLQTSLLEELVKNNIELKNMRGQGYDNGSNMRGKNLGVQKRILELNPRAFFVPCSNHSLNLVNDGAKSCFEAVDFFSVVQEIFNFFSASTHRWSVLKKHITSLTVKPLSGTRWESRIDAVTPLRFNIGEIYDALYEASEDLKQDAFARNTAKSLAKKKK, encoded by the coding sequence ATGAACTTTCCAACAGATGCTTCGAATAGAAGATTTACAACAAAAAACATTTTACGAAAACTATGCAACGGAGAAGAAATCAAAAGAAAGTGGTTAATTTACTCCGTTTGCaaagacaaaatatattgtTTTTGTTGCCGACTTTTCAGTAGAGAAAACATATTAATATCATCATCGTCCGGGTACTCAGACTGGAAAAATCTGTCAGTTTATTTATCTCGACATGAAAAATCGCCGAGCCACATTAAAGCTGCGCAATCTTGGCGTGAATTATCCCATCGCCTATCCTCGAACAAATCCATCGACGAAGAAAACCAAAGGCTAATAATAGCTGAAACTGAACACTGGAATGAAGTTTTAAAAAGGCTGCTTTGTATTGTGGAATTTCTGGCTTCTCAGGGATTGTCATTTCGAGGCAAATCAGAAGGTCTTTTCGAACATAACAACGGCAATTTGTTAAAGCTTGTGGAATACATTGCCAAATTTGACATTGTATTAGCTGAACATTTACGACGAATAACGTCAGCTGAAATTCACGCACATTATTTGAGTAAGACAACGCAGAATGAATTTATCTCTCTGCTTTCAgatgaaattaaacaaaatattcTGTCGGCAATGAAATATGCAACATATTATTCGATTATTCTTGATTGTACCCCAGATACCAGCCATACAGAGCAAATGACAATGATAGTCCGATTCGTCAAAGCGATTCCAGGACAAAAAGTCTCGATTCAAGAACACTTTATATGCTTTATTCCAATTGATGATTCATCAGGAGAAGGATTACAAACTTCTTTATTAGAAGAACTGgttaaaaataatattgaacTTAAAAATATGCGAGGTCAAGGTTACGACAACGGTTCGAACATGAGAGGGAAAAACCTAGGTGTACAAAAACGAATTCTTGAACTGAATCCAAGGGCATTTTTCGTTCCATGCAGCAACCATTCTCTCAATCTTGTTAACGATGGTGCCAAGTCATGTTTTGAAGCAGTAGACTTTTTCAGTGTCGTGcaagaaattttcaacttcttttctGCTTCAACTCATCGTTGGAGTGTTCtcaaaaaacacattacttCTCTTACAGTAAAGCCTCTGAGTGGAACGCGTTGGGAAAGTCGAATTGATGCTGTCACTCCCTTGAGGTTTAATATAGGAGAAATTTATGATGCCCTATATGAAGCAAGTGAGGATCTAAAGCAAGAtgcgtttgcaagaaatactgcgaaaagcctagcaaaaaaaaaaaaataa